In one window of Posidoniimonas corsicana DNA:
- a CDS encoding sulfatase family protein: MHRLCVASLLMLLAAAPCPGAERPPNVVVIFIDDMGYADIGPFGAEDYPTPHLDRMAAEGRVMTDFHAATAVCSASRAALLTGCYPERVGIAGALGPRARIGLHPDEVTIAELCRAQGFATACFGKWHLGDQPEFLPTRQGFDAWFGLPYSNDMWPQHPDLARLPADAAKRKSRYPNLPLYEGEQIIDDEVTAEDQAQLTTQYTERAVEFIDQHADRPFFLYLPHTMVHVPLFVSDKFHGKSGAGLFGDVAMELDWSVGQVLDALQRNGVDQNTLVVFTSDNGPWLSYGDHAGSAGPLREGKGTMFEGGYRVPCVVRWPGRIPAGSSCDELASTMDLLPTIAALIGAEPPADRTIDGRDIWPLLSGESGALSPHQEFYCYYGRELRAVRDRRWKLHLRHRYRTLSGRPGGTGGTPVGYDHTTIGLELFDLKSDPGETTNVAGEHPDVVERLQAAAQQAREALGDTLTKTQGSEVRPPGRVERAGK, from the coding sequence ATGCATCGCCTGTGCGTCGCTTCGCTGCTGATGCTGCTCGCCGCGGCGCCCTGCCCGGGGGCTGAGCGGCCGCCCAACGTCGTGGTGATCTTCATCGACGACATGGGCTACGCCGACATCGGCCCGTTCGGTGCGGAGGACTACCCGACCCCGCATCTTGACCGCATGGCGGCTGAGGGGCGGGTGATGACCGACTTCCACGCCGCCACGGCAGTGTGCAGCGCGTCCCGCGCGGCGCTGCTGACCGGCTGCTACCCGGAGCGGGTCGGCATCGCCGGGGCACTCGGCCCCAGGGCCCGCATCGGCCTCCACCCGGACGAGGTCACGATTGCCGAGCTCTGCCGGGCGCAGGGCTTCGCCACCGCCTGCTTCGGCAAGTGGCACCTGGGCGACCAGCCCGAGTTCCTGCCGACCCGCCAAGGGTTTGACGCGTGGTTCGGGCTCCCCTACTCCAACGATATGTGGCCGCAGCACCCGGACCTGGCGCGGCTGCCAGCCGACGCTGCGAAGCGGAAGAGCCGTTACCCGAACCTGCCGCTCTACGAGGGCGAGCAGATCATCGACGACGAGGTGACCGCCGAGGACCAGGCCCAGCTCACCACGCAATACACCGAGCGGGCGGTCGAGTTCATCGACCAGCACGCCGACCGGCCGTTCTTCCTGTACCTGCCGCACACCATGGTGCATGTGCCGCTGTTCGTGTCGGACAAGTTTCACGGCAAGAGCGGCGCCGGGCTGTTCGGCGACGTGGCAATGGAGCTCGATTGGTCAGTCGGCCAAGTGCTCGACGCGTTGCAGCGCAACGGCGTCGACCAGAATACGCTCGTGGTGTTCACCTCCGACAACGGCCCCTGGCTCAGCTACGGCGACCACGCCGGCAGCGCCGGCCCGCTGCGTGAGGGCAAGGGCACCATGTTCGAGGGCGGCTACCGTGTGCCCTGCGTGGTGCGTTGGCCCGGCCGGATCCCCGCCGGCAGCTCGTGCGACGAGCTCGCCAGCACCATGGACCTGCTGCCCACCATCGCCGCGCTGATCGGCGCTGAGCCGCCCGCCGACCGCACGATCGACGGACGCGACATCTGGCCGCTGCTCTCCGGCGAGTCCGGCGCCCTGAGCCCGCACCAGGAGTTCTACTGCTACTACGGCCGCGAGCTCCGCGCGGTGCGTGACCGCCGCTGGAAGCTGCACCTGCGGCACCGCTACCGCACACTCAGCGGCCGGCCCGGCGGGACCGGCGGCACGCCCGTTGGCTACGACCACACCACGATCGGGCTCGAGCTGTTCGACCTGAAGTCGGACCCCGGCGAGACGACCAACGTCGCTGGCGAGCACCCCGACGTGGTAGAGCGGCTGCAGGCGGCGGCGCAGCAGGCCCGCGAAGCCCTGGGCGACACTCTCACCAAGACCCAGGGGTCCGAAGTCCGCCCACCCGGCCGCGTCGAGCGGGCGGGCAAGTAG
- a CDS encoding 3-hydroxyacyl-ACP dehydratase FabZ family protein, which yields MPTEEILSAIPHRPPFLLIDEVTERGENTITCTKTFSGDEFWFAGHYPDYPITPGVLLCEAAMQAGAVMLSGMLGSETDGKVPVATRANNVQFRQMVRPGDTVEISVELTERLADAFFMKARVTNAGKLACRFEFACTLAEPR from the coding sequence ATGCCCACCGAAGAAATCCTTTCCGCCATCCCCCACCGCCCGCCGTTTTTGCTGATCGACGAGGTCACCGAGCGGGGCGAGAACACGATCACCTGCACCAAGACCTTCAGCGGTGACGAGTTCTGGTTCGCGGGCCATTACCCGGACTACCCGATCACGCCGGGCGTGCTGCTGTGCGAGGCGGCCATGCAGGCGGGCGCCGTGATGCTCAGCGGCATGCTGGGGAGCGAGACCGACGGCAAGGTGCCGGTGGCCACGCGGGCGAACAACGTGCAGTTCCGCCAGATGGTGCGGCCGGGTGACACGGTCGAGATCTCGGTCGAGCTGACCGAACGGCTGGCCGACGCGTTCTTCATGAAGGCCCGGGTGACCAACGCCGGCAAGCTGGCGTGCCGGTTCGAATTCGCGTGCACGCTGGCCGAGCCGCGGTAG
- a CDS encoding MFS transporter: protein MGVATRLSVMMFLQFFTWGAWFATLAICLGAQGLDDSIGSAYQSAPIAAIIAPLFLGLIADRLFPSQIVQGVLMLIGAGLMVAATRAVEAGDGPLAVWLFIAYMLCYMPTLGLGNSIAFANIDDQNKFPAIRVWGTIGWIVAGLMVGALGWSASTKILWLGAIASGLFGVYSFTLPHTPPPAKGQPIDMNSLLMLDAFRLMKSVPFLVFIVCSTLICIPLAYYYSFTSKLLLQTGFEQVASTMTLGQMSEIIFMILIPFFFRRLGVKWMILVGMAAWVGRYLLFAFGAPDQVTWMLLLGVLLHGICYDFFFVTGFMYTDQKASAAVRNQAQSMLVFFTQGVGMFFGYMVAGDRFNSTMTSQADLEAAIAAARPETEVGFFEAFTKMFSQNIPEGVDPALLSETMAQWKEFWLLPAGMAAVIFVLFLAAFHEKPEVEQAAAEQLAEPPAETPA from the coding sequence GTGGGCGTAGCAACACGACTCAGCGTGATGATGTTCCTGCAGTTCTTCACCTGGGGCGCGTGGTTCGCGACCCTGGCTATCTGCCTCGGCGCCCAGGGGCTCGACGACTCGATCGGCAGCGCCTACCAGAGCGCCCCCATCGCGGCGATCATCGCGCCGCTGTTCCTGGGCCTGATCGCCGACCGACTGTTCCCGTCGCAGATCGTGCAGGGCGTGCTGATGCTGATTGGCGCGGGGCTGATGGTCGCCGCCACACGCGCCGTCGAGGCCGGCGACGGCCCGCTGGCCGTGTGGCTGTTTATCGCCTACATGCTGTGCTACATGCCGACCCTCGGGCTCGGCAACTCGATCGCCTTCGCCAACATCGACGACCAGAACAAGTTCCCCGCGATCCGCGTGTGGGGCACCATCGGCTGGATCGTCGCGGGCCTGATGGTGGGCGCCCTTGGCTGGTCGGCGTCGACCAAGATCCTCTGGCTCGGCGCGATCGCGTCGGGCCTGTTCGGCGTGTACAGCTTCACGCTGCCCCACACGCCGCCCCCCGCCAAGGGCCAGCCGATCGACATGAACAGCCTGCTGATGCTCGACGCGTTCCGTCTGATGAAGAGCGTGCCGTTCCTGGTGTTCATCGTCTGCTCGACGCTCATCTGCATCCCGCTGGCGTACTACTACAGCTTTACCTCCAAGCTGCTGCTGCAGACCGGTTTCGAGCAGGTCGCGTCGACCATGACGCTGGGCCAGATGAGCGAGATCATCTTCATGATCCTGATCCCGTTCTTCTTCCGCCGCCTGGGCGTGAAGTGGATGATCCTGGTCGGCATGGCGGCCTGGGTGGGCCGGTACCTGCTGTTCGCCTTCGGCGCGCCCGACCAGGTCACCTGGATGCTGCTGCTGGGCGTGCTGCTGCACGGCATCTGCTACGACTTTTTCTTCGTCACCGGGTTCATGTACACCGACCAGAAGGCCTCGGCGGCCGTGCGCAACCAGGCGCAGAGCATGCTGGTGTTCTTCACCCAGGGCGTGGGGATGTTCTTCGGCTACATGGTGGCCGGCGACCGCTTCAACTCGACGATGACCAGCCAGGCCGACCTGGAGGCCGCCATCGCCGCCGCCCGCCCCGAGACCGAGGTCGGCTTCTTCGAGGCGTTCACCAAGATGTTCAGCCAGAACATCCCCGAGGGCGTCGACCCCGCACTGCTCTCAGAGACCATGGCCCAGTGGAAGGAATTCTGGCTGCTGCCCGCCGGCATGGCGGCCGTGATCTTCGTACTCTTCCTGGCCGCGTTCCACGAGAAGCCGGAGGTCGAACAGGCCGCCGCCGAGCAGCTCGCCGAGCCGCCGGCAGAAACGCCCGCCTAG
- a CDS encoding S16 family serine protease: MRPSIAALLAALSILGTVNAAGAGSPTGDPDRHVEINMLGYFTVAGQSFGACDKVTIWYDHSQDKRTRVAFIEDEIDGYGEMWRAAAWQAVLVAADLCGRDLSGVRIFMERNGRVDGPSAGAITTIGVLAALRGDTVRPDVAMTGTINPDGTIGPVGGVPYKISGAAAAGMKLVLVPYGSRTELDPNTKKQIDLVQHGEDLGVEVRLVGDIYTAYQLATGAQLPRAAPAASPSLSNRSYQSMRVKTDEWLVRYRDQLAKYREVPRAYQSDYTDGLIADAEELVARVDSLNAQGLAPVAYSDVSEAAYYAAFASEVARAIWVDDKRGREQARLYVERFAQTAAKIRTAKQKLKNYQPKTLGQLGPLIYGYAMLTQAIALEQIGMAIVSGKLELPMFMEIEDPDEEEIERLLEAVEYLQQAAYDCEYIDDLLDLSDDLQGRPLPRDLPIATTTEFFRRAAQANLNQYEKTVIDSKAAAAHVSFDRAQMDALVDDLDYLIVWWRTKRPHASLMTDFDESQRPYVKLGQALHTYSLSSVLLAKDYSLGLVTDDEGEVTGVRRDAALEFMLEFSEDQVRRNIQLLRDAGVDPADLICTKMCADALSRREPLDRLYALQLLWEANITARTIAYLGGFADVSADAAPAAAAP; encoded by the coding sequence ATGCGACCGTCGATTGCCGCCCTGCTCGCCGCCCTGTCGATTCTTGGGACCGTGAACGCCGCAGGAGCGGGCAGCCCCACGGGCGACCCGGACCGGCATGTCGAGATCAACATGCTGGGCTACTTCACCGTGGCCGGGCAGTCGTTCGGGGCGTGCGACAAGGTCACGATCTGGTACGACCACTCCCAGGACAAGCGGACGCGGGTCGCGTTCATCGAGGACGAGATCGACGGCTACGGCGAGATGTGGCGGGCCGCCGCCTGGCAGGCGGTGCTGGTCGCCGCCGACCTGTGCGGCCGCGACCTCTCTGGCGTGCGGATCTTCATGGAACGCAACGGCCGCGTCGACGGCCCCAGCGCCGGCGCGATCACCACCATCGGCGTGCTGGCCGCCCTGCGGGGCGACACCGTGCGGCCCGATGTCGCGATGACGGGCACCATCAACCCCGACGGGACGATCGGCCCCGTGGGCGGGGTGCCCTACAAGATCAGCGGCGCCGCCGCGGCCGGTATGAAGCTGGTGCTGGTCCCCTACGGTTCGCGGACCGAGCTCGACCCGAACACCAAGAAGCAGATCGACCTGGTGCAGCACGGCGAGGACCTGGGCGTTGAGGTGCGTCTGGTGGGCGACATCTACACGGCGTACCAGCTGGCCACCGGCGCCCAACTGCCCCGCGCCGCGCCGGCCGCCAGCCCGTCGCTCAGCAACCGGTCCTACCAGAGCATGCGGGTCAAGACCGACGAGTGGCTGGTGCGGTACCGCGACCAGCTGGCGAAGTACCGCGAGGTCCCCAGGGCCTACCAGAGCGACTACACCGACGGCCTCATCGCCGACGCCGAGGAGTTGGTCGCGCGGGTCGACTCGCTCAACGCCCAGGGCCTTGCGCCGGTCGCCTACTCCGACGTGAGTGAGGCCGCCTACTACGCGGCCTTCGCGTCCGAGGTGGCCCGCGCGATCTGGGTCGACGACAAGCGGGGACGCGAGCAGGCGCGGCTGTACGTCGAGCGGTTCGCGCAGACGGCCGCCAAGATCCGCACCGCCAAGCAGAAGCTCAAGAACTACCAGCCCAAGACGCTGGGTCAGCTCGGCCCGCTGATCTACGGCTACGCGATGCTCACCCAGGCGATCGCGTTGGAGCAGATCGGGATGGCGATCGTCAGCGGCAAGCTCGAGCTGCCGATGTTCATGGAGATCGAGGACCCCGACGAGGAAGAGATCGAGCGGCTGCTCGAAGCGGTCGAGTACCTCCAGCAGGCCGCCTACGACTGCGAGTACATCGACGACCTGCTCGACCTGAGCGACGACCTGCAGGGCCGCCCGCTCCCCAGGGACCTGCCAATCGCGACCACCACCGAGTTCTTCCGCCGTGCGGCCCAGGCCAACCTGAACCAGTACGAGAAGACCGTCATCGACTCCAAGGCCGCCGCCGCGCACGTCAGCTTCGACCGTGCCCAGATGGACGCGCTGGTCGATGACCTCGACTACCTAATCGTCTGGTGGAGGACCAAGCGGCCCCACGCCAGCCTGATGACCGACTTCGACGAGTCCCAACGGCCGTACGTCAAGCTCGGCCAAGCCCTGCACACGTACTCCCTCTCGTCGGTGCTGCTGGCCAAGGACTACTCGCTGGGGCTCGTCACCGATGACGAGGGCGAGGTGACCGGCGTGCGGCGCGACGCCGCGCTGGAGTTCATGCTCGAGTTCTCCGAGGACCAGGTCCGCCGCAACATCCAGCTGCTGCGGGATGCCGGCGTGGACCCGGCCGACCTGATCTGCACCAAGATGTGCGCCGACGCCCTTTCTCGACGCGAACCGCTCGACCGGCTGTACGCGCTGCAGCTGCTGTGGGAGGCCAACATCACCGCCCGCACGATCGCGTACCTGGGCGGTTTCGCCGACGTCAGCGCCGACGCTGCCCCGGCCGCCGCGGCGCCCTAG
- a CDS encoding putative signal transducing protein codes for MKPDPVNPFESPQTESRPDGEAELAGAASETDGLPIPRGVHGDGIVTVASFGYINEASVAVSLLQQEGINCCLDNEGIVSVNAFLSNAVGGVKVLVHEKDAERAACFLHEHRRSLQAKQSQEDIEFDCEECGAPLKMPGNRRGRVETCPKCREFIDVPE; via the coding sequence ATGAAACCAGACCCGGTAAACCCTTTCGAGTCACCGCAGACGGAATCGCGGCCTGATGGCGAGGCGGAGCTGGCGGGAGCAGCGTCGGAGACGGACGGGCTTCCGATTCCACGCGGCGTGCACGGCGACGGCATCGTCACGGTAGCCTCCTTCGGATATATCAACGAGGCGAGCGTCGCGGTGTCGCTGCTCCAACAGGAGGGCATTAATTGCTGCCTCGACAACGAGGGGATCGTCAGCGTCAACGCGTTCCTCTCCAACGCCGTAGGCGGGGTGAAGGTGCTGGTGCATGAGAAGGACGCGGAACGCGCCGCCTGCTTCCTTCACGAGCACCGGCGGTCCCTGCAGGCGAAGCAAAGCCAAGAAGACATCGAGTTTGACTGCGAAGAGTGCGGCGCTCCGCTCAAGATGCCGGGCAACCGCCGCGGCCGCGTCGAGACCTGCCCCAAGTGCCGGGAGTTTATCGACGTGCCGGAGTAG
- a CDS encoding phytoene desaturase family protein → MPRDFLKDAQEYYDVIVIGSGLAGLTSANILARQGRSVLLLEQHYKLGGMATWFKRPGGHIFDISLHGFPFGMVKSCRRYWSKEIAESIVQLDGVRFDNPMFSLWTSFTREDFTKQLIEKFKVDPQTVNDFFDTARGMNFYDDQGMTTGELFEKFFPGREDVTRLLMEPITYANGSTLEDPAISYGIVFSNFMSKGVFTFQGGTDKLIGQMEDELKKSGVDIRINCDVKKVNVKNGAVESVEIDAKGATRTIRCGAVVSNANVRQTIFDLVGEEKFDRGFIDDAKAVRLNNSSTQVYIAMKEDERLDVNELGDLLFSSTASYFRTEALLSRDITSRTYSFYYPKTRPQKDPRCLVVSSTNAHFSDWADLPDDEYQASKADLCETTLDALDKYVPGVRDRVDHVEASTPRSFQHYTHHPEGASFGTKFEGLAVSRALPQQVDGLYHAGSVGIIMSGWLGAMNYGVIVANEVDGCLENNASRNTGSVERGVVEDVSAG, encoded by the coding sequence ATGCCACGCGACTTCCTCAAGGATGCCCAGGAATACTACGACGTCATCGTGATCGGCTCGGGCCTGGCCGGGCTGACCTCGGCCAACATCCTCGCCCGGCAGGGCCGATCGGTGCTGCTGCTCGAGCAGCACTACAAGCTGGGCGGCATGGCCACCTGGTTCAAGCGGCCGGGCGGGCACATCTTCGACATCTCGCTGCACGGCTTCCCGTTCGGCATGGTGAAGAGCTGCCGCCGGTACTGGTCCAAGGAGATCGCCGAGTCGATCGTGCAGCTCGACGGCGTGCGGTTCGACAACCCGATGTTCTCGCTCTGGACCAGCTTCACCCGCGAGGACTTCACGAAGCAGCTGATCGAGAAGTTCAAGGTCGATCCACAGACGGTCAACGACTTCTTCGACACCGCCCGCGGCATGAACTTCTACGACGACCAGGGCATGACCACCGGAGAGCTGTTCGAGAAGTTCTTCCCCGGCCGCGAGGACGTGACCCGGCTGCTGATGGAGCCGATCACCTACGCCAACGGCAGCACGCTGGAGGACCCGGCGATCAGCTACGGCATCGTGTTCAGCAACTTCATGTCCAAGGGCGTGTTCACGTTCCAGGGCGGCACGGACAAGCTGATCGGCCAGATGGAGGACGAGCTGAAGAAGTCGGGCGTCGACATCCGCATCAATTGCGACGTAAAGAAGGTCAACGTCAAGAACGGCGCCGTCGAGTCCGTGGAGATCGACGCCAAGGGCGCCACGCGCACCATCCGCTGCGGCGCGGTGGTCAGCAACGCCAACGTGCGGCAGACGATCTTCGACCTGGTCGGCGAGGAGAAGTTCGACCGCGGCTTCATCGACGACGCCAAGGCCGTGCGGCTGAACAACAGCAGCACGCAGGTGTACATCGCGATGAAGGAGGACGAGCGGCTCGACGTGAACGAGCTGGGCGACCTCCTATTCAGCAGCACCGCCTCGTACTTCCGCACCGAGGCCCTGCTGTCCCGCGACATCACCAGCCGCACCTACAGCTTTTACTACCCGAAGACCCGCCCGCAGAAGGACCCTCGGTGCCTGGTGGTCAGCAGCACCAACGCCCACTTCTCCGACTGGGCCGACCTGCCCGACGATGAGTACCAGGCCAGCAAGGCCGACCTTTGCGAGACCACGCTCGACGCGCTCGACAAGTACGTGCCGGGCGTGCGCGACCGGGTGGACCACGTCGAGGCCAGCACCCCCCGCAGCTTCCAGCACTACACGCACCACCCGGAAGGCGCGAGCTTCGGCACCAAGTTCGAGGGCCTGGCCGTCAGCCGAGCGCTGCCGCAGCAGGTCGATGGCCTGTACCACGCCGGCAGCGTGGGCATCATCATGAGCGGCTGGCTGGGAGCGATGAACTACGGCGTGATCGTCGCCAACGAGGTCGACGGCTGCCTTGAGAACAACGCCAGCCGTAACACGGGCAGCGTGGAGCGGGGCGTGGTGGAGGATGTGTCGGCGGGGTAG
- a CDS encoding SHD1 domain-containing protein, with the protein MAERISSVGIGTIGSVAGCMQCTGKLTLGGRYTHSTRIKELSTSATASTAIRSWTVSGAETRDQSTMPTLCYLPLAIVLVSSLLSTCTADEPRVWRSESGRFSFEASFYAKYDDVLELRRTDGTLLRIPIPMLSEDDREYAAKSAENSFTIAGIAQIASPPGYHWTLERELTTDLGALKVFACTAHGPENGAMVMTVSPQVAIGNRTRVAHLKGHWNGIVETIHSKGWQVVVTTKPPLDGVIPDRVEYELTTLDPDKNPTLIRGVTVFSGERTFIFQIREADNVKESSLHSISESLKIHEYPSGSQAGS; encoded by the coding sequence ATGGCGGAAAGGATTTCTTCGGTGGGCATTGGAACAATAGGGTCTGTTGCAGGGTGCATGCAATGCACCGGTAAATTAACATTAGGAGGGCGATACACGCACTCCACGCGGATCAAGGAATTAAGCACTTCAGCGACGGCTTCTACGGCCATTCGCTCGTGGACCGTGTCTGGTGCTGAAACGCGAGATCAGTCTACCATGCCAACTCTCTGCTACCTCCCACTCGCGATTGTACTAGTCTCATCATTGCTGAGCACTTGCACGGCTGATGAACCCCGTGTCTGGCGCAGTGAGTCAGGACGGTTCTCCTTCGAAGCTTCGTTCTACGCAAAGTATGACGATGTGTTGGAGCTTCGTCGAACAGATGGGACCCTGCTCCGAATTCCAATCCCGATGCTCTCCGAAGACGATCGCGAATATGCTGCGAAGTCTGCCGAGAACTCGTTTACCATCGCCGGCATTGCTCAGATCGCATCGCCGCCAGGCTACCACTGGACGCTTGAACGAGAGCTCACCACCGACCTAGGCGCCCTAAAGGTTTTTGCGTGCACAGCACATGGCCCAGAGAATGGCGCCATGGTGATGACGGTCTCCCCTCAGGTAGCCATAGGCAACCGAACTCGAGTCGCTCATCTCAAGGGGCACTGGAATGGAATAGTTGAGACAATTCATTCCAAGGGTTGGCAAGTTGTTGTCACGACGAAACCTCCGCTCGACGGCGTGATACCAGATCGTGTCGAGTATGAATTAACCACGCTCGACCCAGACAAGAACCCAACCCTAATCCGCGGAGTTACTGTCTTTAGCGGAGAGCGGACGTTTATCTTCCAAATTCGCGAAGCAGACAATGTGAAAGAGTCGTCGCTTCATTCGATATCCGAATCCTTGAAGATTCACGAGTATCCGTCAGGATCGCAAGCAGGATCCTAA
- a CDS encoding Gfo/Idh/MocA family protein gives MPQDQVNRRGFIATTAAGAALAAAPAIAANDANANSRLRLGYIGVGGRAQAHINHALQLQKEENLVEIATVCDVFNRYRDDTAKHVENESGKAPKKTGDYRDILNDDSIDAVVISTPDHWHAKQTIDSLKAGKHVYCEKPMTHSVEEALAVHQAWKDSGLVMQVGVQSTSLPVWQSINEKIRQGDLGKVMQYQTEFFRNSDMGQWRYYGLSKDMNPSNIDWDMFLGTEFGLAPAMPFDRAKFAQWRCYWDFGSGMFTDLFVHRTTSMLKATGLRFPGRVVGAGGIYLEYDGRTVPDVATVVADFNEGVQGLVTATMCSGETPIKQLIRGHSGSVVLGVGEEFSGYDFVAERPQVHHERGLKDERIEVGKINNTSKAHLKNFAEAVNAGDPSKVNCSPELGAAAMTIVKLGSRSYREGKVYHFDQDSMSFSDGNPSWAEKWEARSAERGEPSHVAGWEAGDRGSKLFPRPYQKLEGPWVDGKDPAAT, from the coding sequence ATGCCCCAGGATCAAGTGAACCGCCGTGGCTTCATCGCCACCACCGCAGCCGGCGCCGCGCTGGCGGCCGCGCCGGCCATCGCCGCGAACGACGCCAACGCCAACAGCCGACTGCGGCTGGGCTACATCGGCGTGGGCGGCCGAGCGCAGGCGCACATCAACCACGCCCTGCAGCTGCAGAAGGAAGAGAACCTGGTTGAGATCGCCACCGTGTGCGACGTCTTCAACCGCTACCGTGACGACACCGCCAAGCACGTCGAGAACGAGTCCGGAAAGGCGCCCAAGAAGACCGGCGACTACCGCGACATCCTGAACGACGACTCCATCGACGCGGTGGTGATCTCCACCCCCGACCACTGGCACGCCAAGCAGACGATCGACTCGCTCAAGGCGGGCAAGCACGTCTACTGCGAGAAGCCGATGACGCACTCCGTCGAGGAGGCGCTCGCCGTGCACCAGGCGTGGAAAGACTCGGGCCTGGTGATGCAGGTCGGCGTGCAGTCGACCTCGCTGCCGGTCTGGCAGTCGATCAACGAGAAGATCCGCCAGGGCGACCTCGGCAAGGTCATGCAGTACCAGACCGAGTTCTTCCGCAACTCGGACATGGGCCAGTGGCGTTACTACGGCCTGTCTAAGGACATGAACCCCAGCAATATCGACTGGGACATGTTCCTGGGCACCGAGTTCGGCCTCGCCCCCGCGATGCCGTTCGACCGCGCCAAGTTCGCCCAGTGGCGTTGCTACTGGGACTTCGGCTCCGGCATGTTCACCGACCTGTTCGTGCACCGCACCACGTCGATGCTCAAGGCCACCGGCCTCCGCTTCCCGGGCCGCGTGGTCGGTGCCGGCGGCATCTACCTGGAGTACGACGGCCGCACCGTGCCGGACGTCGCGACCGTGGTGGCCGACTTCAACGAGGGCGTCCAGGGCCTGGTGACCGCCACCATGTGCAGCGGCGAGACGCCCATCAAGCAGCTCATCCGCGGCCACAGCGGCTCGGTGGTGCTGGGCGTCGGCGAGGAGTTCTCCGGCTACGACTTCGTCGCCGAGCGTCCGCAGGTGCACCACGAGCGTGGCCTGAAGGACGAGCGGATCGAGGTCGGCAAGATCAACAACACCTCGAAGGCCCACCTCAAGAACTTTGCCGAGGCCGTCAACGCCGGCGACCCCAGCAAGGTGAACTGCTCGCCCGAGCTGGGCGCCGCGGCGATGACCATCGTCAAGCTCGGCTCACGCAGCTACCGCGAGGGCAAGGTGTACCACTTCGACCAGGACAGCATGTCGTTCTCCGACGGCAACCCGTCTTGGGCCGAGAAGTGGGAGGCCCGCTCCGCCGAACGCGGCGAGCCGTCGCACGTGGCGGGCTGGGAAGCCGGCGACCGCGGCAGCAAGCTGTTCCCGCGGCCCTACCAGAAGCTGGAAGGCCCGTGGGTCGACGGCAAAGACCCGGCCGCGACCTAG
- a CDS encoding enoyl-ACP reductase FabI → MPEDFLQLSGKTVLVCGVANRKSVAWHIARVLTAADCRVVYSVRSDARREQLAKLLGCDEDILVCDVEHQDQIDRLAASVAERYGKLDGLVHSIAFADYEDGMRPFHETTRRAMLRAFDISCFSLVALSNALQGCLAEDASVVAVSISTTEMASENYGYMAPIKAALDSSLAFLAKSFSGFSRVRFNAVAPGLLKTSASAGIPGYVDSYLFAEQATLRGQAVQTDEVASAAAFLLSPRSSGMNAQHLVLDAGMRVNYFDERIVRSAVENRP, encoded by the coding sequence ATGCCCGAAGACTTTCTCCAGCTTTCCGGAAAAACCGTCCTGGTGTGCGGTGTCGCCAACCGCAAGAGCGTGGCCTGGCACATCGCCCGGGTGCTGACCGCCGCGGACTGCCGCGTGGTGTACTCGGTCCGCAGCGACGCCCGCCGCGAGCAGCTGGCCAAGCTGCTAGGCTGCGATGAGGATATCCTCGTGTGCGACGTTGAGCATCAGGACCAGATCGACCGGCTCGCGGCCAGCGTCGCCGAGCGGTACGGCAAGCTCGACGGGCTGGTGCACTCGATCGCCTTCGCCGACTACGAGGACGGCATGCGGCCGTTCCACGAAACCACCCGGCGGGCGATGCTGCGGGCGTTCGACATCTCGTGCTTCTCGCTGGTCGCGCTCTCGAATGCGCTGCAGGGCTGCCTGGCGGAGGACGCCTCGGTGGTGGCGGTGTCGATCTCGACGACCGAAATGGCGAGCGAGAACTACGGCTACATGGCGCCGATCAAGGCGGCGCTCGACTCGTCGCTGGCGTTCCTGGCGAAGTCGTTCAGCGGCTTCTCGCGGGTCCGGTTCAACGCGGTCGCCCCCGGTCTGCTCAAAACCTCGGCCTCGGCCGGCATCCCAGGCTACGTCGACTCGTACTTGTTTGCGGAGCAGGCGACCCTGCGGGGCCAAGCGGTGCAGACCGATGAGGTTGCGTCTGCCGCGGCGTTCCTGCTCAGCCCGCGGTCGTCGGGGATGAACGCTCAGCACCTGGTGCTGGACGCCGGGATGCGGGTGAATTACTTCGACGAGCGGATTGTCCGGTCGGCGGTGGAGAACCGCCCCTAG